In the genome of Pirellulales bacterium, one region contains:
- a CDS encoding CsbD family protein — translation MSGKTDEMKGRVKEAAGAMTDDDRLRKEGKTDQAVGKTKQAVDKVADKTNEAIDKATNRK, via the coding sequence ATGTCAGGTAAAACCGATGAAATGAAGGGGCGTGTGAAAGAGGCCGCTGGCGCCATGACGGATGATGATCGCTTGCGGAAAGAAGGCAAAACCGATCAGGCGGTCGGCAAGACCAAGCAAGCCGTCGACAAGGTGGCCGACAAAACCAACGAAGCAATCGACAAGGCGACCAACCGCAAATAA